In the Brucella anthropi ATCC 49188 genome, one interval contains:
- the thiO gene encoding glycine oxidase ThiO, which yields MRVTIIGAGVAGLVCAAEFHDQGHAVTVIAKSTEIGSDSCSWFAGGMLAPWCEGESAEEPVVRLGQEAIGWWERHVSTVHRKGTLVLSHTRDATELRRFARRTEAFDTIDQDQINALEPDLADRFRQGLFFAAEGHLNPRQTLIELAEKLQKKGVVFHLGQDVKDVKVEADITVDARGLAARDQLQDLRGVKGEMLVVRSRDINLKRPIRLLHPRIPLYIVPRGDGVHMIGATMIESDERGGISVRSTLELLSAAYALHPAFGEAEILETGVDARPAFPDNLPRVRRRGKTVYVNGLYRHGFLLSPAIARMAVASATMPEDAPEPKPEFVEDYA from the coding sequence ATGCGCGTCACCATCATCGGAGCAGGTGTCGCCGGTCTAGTGTGCGCGGCAGAATTTCACGATCAGGGACATGCAGTCACTGTCATTGCCAAAAGCACTGAGATCGGTTCCGACAGCTGCTCATGGTTTGCAGGCGGAATGCTGGCACCATGGTGCGAAGGCGAGAGCGCGGAAGAGCCGGTCGTTCGTTTGGGACAGGAAGCGATCGGCTGGTGGGAGCGGCACGTTTCGACAGTCCATCGCAAGGGTACGCTTGTGCTCTCGCACACACGCGATGCGACCGAACTGCGCCGCTTCGCCCGCCGGACGGAAGCATTTGACACCATTGATCAAGACCAGATCAATGCGCTGGAACCAGACCTTGCCGACCGTTTTCGGCAGGGACTTTTCTTCGCGGCAGAAGGCCATCTCAACCCGCGCCAGACACTGATCGAGCTCGCCGAAAAACTGCAGAAGAAAGGCGTGGTCTTTCATCTGGGGCAGGATGTGAAAGACGTCAAAGTCGAGGCCGACATTACCGTCGATGCACGTGGTCTTGCAGCGCGTGATCAGTTGCAGGACCTGCGCGGCGTCAAGGGCGAGATGCTGGTTGTGCGCTCGCGCGATATCAATCTCAAGCGACCCATACGCCTCCTGCATCCGCGGATTCCGCTCTACATCGTGCCACGCGGCGACGGCGTGCACATGATCGGCGCAACGATGATCGAAAGCGATGAGCGGGGTGGCATCAGCGTGCGCTCGACGCTGGAACTCTTGAGCGCCGCTTATGCCTTGCATCCGGCCTTCGGCGAGGCGGAAATCCTCGAAACCGGCGTCGATGCGCGCCCGGCCTTTCCCGACAATCTGCCCCGCGTAAGACGGCGGGGCAAAACCGTCTATGTCAACGGGCTTTACCGCCACGGCTTCCTGCTTTCGCCGGCGATAGCGCGCATGGCGGTTGCGAGCGCGACCATGCCGGAGGATGCGCCAGAGCCCAAACCAGAATTTGTGGAGGACTATGCATGA
- the thiD gene encoding bifunctional hydroxymethylpyrimidine kinase/phosphomethylpyrimidine kinase, whose protein sequence is MDQKNSFSRTTSNGSAAFVPICVTIAGSDSGGGAGIQADLKTFSALGVYGASVIAAVTVQNTCTVSAVHDIPPAIVAGQIDAVFSDLDVAAVKIGMVSVPETIEAIARGLAHFSGPVVLDPVMVAKSGDRLLSENAIALLRQKLVPLATLLTPNRPEAACLLDSDLARDDVDAEEQGRALLELGAKAVLMKGGHAEGEICVDLLVRRDQPTLRVEATRIRTGNTHGTGCTLSSAIAAELAKNLPLEKAVIAAHAYLQGAIRAADALKIGQGHGPVHHFHNLWKVHSEEAM, encoded by the coding sequence ATGGACCAAAAAAACAGTTTCTCCCGAACCACATCAAACGGCAGTGCGGCATTCGTGCCCATATGCGTGACTATTGCCGGTTCCGATAGTGGTGGCGGAGCTGGCATTCAGGCCGACCTCAAGACATTCTCGGCGCTCGGCGTCTATGGTGCGAGCGTCATTGCCGCTGTCACCGTGCAGAACACCTGCACGGTGAGCGCGGTGCACGACATCCCGCCCGCCATCGTCGCAGGGCAGATCGATGCCGTCTTCAGCGATCTCGATGTAGCGGCGGTGAAGATCGGCATGGTTTCCGTGCCCGAAACCATCGAGGCCATTGCGCGGGGCCTTGCGCATTTCTCCGGCCCTGTCGTACTCGACCCGGTGATGGTTGCAAAATCCGGCGACCGGCTTTTGAGCGAAAACGCCATTGCGCTTTTGCGCCAGAAACTGGTTCCGCTGGCCACGCTGCTGACGCCCAACCGGCCTGAAGCGGCCTGCCTGCTCGACAGCGATCTGGCTCGCGACGATGTAGACGCCGAAGAACAGGGGCGTGCCTTGCTCGAACTCGGCGCGAAAGCTGTTTTGATGAAGGGCGGCCATGCGGAAGGCGAAATCTGCGTCGACCTGCTGGTTCGCCGCGATCAGCCCACGTTGCGTGTCGAGGCGACGCGTATCCGGACCGGTAACACCCATGGCACGGGCTGCACGCTCTCTTCAGCCATTGCTGCAGAGCTTGCCAAGAACCTGCCGCTCGAAAAAGCAGTCATTGCAGCCCATGCCTATCTGCAAGGGGCAATCCGCGCCGCCGATGCGTTGAAGATCGGACAAGGCCATGGGCCTGTTCATCACTTCCATAATCTCTGGAAAGTCCACTCAGAGGAGGCAATGTGA